CGCTTCGGGCTGCGCTGCGCGCCGACCTTGCGGCACGGACATTCACCGTGCATTACACGGATGAGCATACCGGCGAAGAGACGCTGCTTACCGGCGTATAACATTTTTCCTAATATAAAACCAAGTTCCTACGGGGCGCGTTTCATCTTAAGGGATGAGGCGCGTTCCTTTTCAAGGAGCCTGCAGGCAGGAGCGATTGCATGCCCACCATTAAAGATGTGGCTTTAAAGGCCGGGGTTTCCGTTACCACCGTATCCCGGGTGCTGAATAACAGGGGATATTTGAGCGAAGAGCTGAAGAAAAAAGTTTACGGCGCCATGGAGGAGCTGAACTATCGGCCCAATGAGCTGGCCCGTTCGCTAAGCCGCTCCAAGTCGAATATTATCGGACTGATTATTCCGCATGCGGCGCATCCCTTCTTCGGAGAATTGGTCAGCCACATCGAGGAGCATGCCTACCTGCACGGGTACAGGCTGCTGCTGTGCAACTCCCATCTGGACAGGCAGAAGGAAGCGGAATACATCGATATGCTGCGCTCCAGCCGCGTCGACGGCATTATTCTGGGCAGCCACACGCTGGAGGTCGAAGACTACCGCCAGATTCATCTGCCCGTGGTCACGTTCGACCGGCGGATCAGCACCGACATCCCCTATATTTGCTCTGATAACTACCGGGGCGGGGAACTGGCAACGGCGCTGCTGGCCGACAAGGGCTGCCGCAAAATCGCTCATATCGGCGGTCATCCCCATCCCGATCTGCTGGCGCTGAAGAGACTTGACGCCTTCAAGGAGATTGCTAAGCAGCGCGGCCTGCAGCATGTCGAGGTGCATACCGACTTAGATGGGTTTAACTTCGAGGGCTATGAGCGCCTGGTCAACCGGCTG
This region of Paenibacillus sp. URB8-2 genomic DNA includes:
- a CDS encoding LacI family DNA-binding transcriptional regulator, whose protein sequence is MPTIKDVALKAGVSVTTVSRVLNNRGYLSEELKKKVYGAMEELNYRPNELARSLSRSKSNIIGLIIPHAAHPFFGELVSHIEEHAYLHGYRLLLCNSHLDRQKEAEYIDMLRSSRVDGIILGSHTLEVEDYRQIHLPVVTFDRRISTDIPYICSDNYRGGELATALLADKGCRKIAHIGGHPHPDLLALKRLDAFKEIAKQRGLQHVEVHTDLDGFNFEGYERLVNRLLEEHPDVDGIFASSDVIAAYALKACLARERRVPQDIKIVGYDGISLRGLLSPVLTTVAQPIAGMGQKAVDLIMEQVQGNTVPMENIFPVELIQGETT